Genomic DNA from Halobaculum sp. MBLA0147:
GCCGGACACGCTGTTCGGCGTCGGTGCCGCGACGGAGCCGCTGACGGCCGTCGCCGTCGGCCAACTCGTCGCCGCCGGCCTCTGTTCGCTCGACGACCCCGTCACGGATCACGTCGACGTGCCGCTCCCGACGAGCGGGACGGTTGCCGACTCGGACGCGTCCAACGTGGGTGGAACAGTCGACTCGGACTCGCCCGAACCGATCACACTCCGGCACCTGCTGGGCCACACCGCCGGGCTGCCGGCGAGCGGGCTGCGGGCGGCGCTGCTCGCGCGGCACCTCCGGCTGGGCGGCGACACGCGGCCGCTGGCGACGTGGGACGACGTGCGCGCCCACCTCGCGGCGGCGTGGGACGGCGAGCCACTCGCGTCGCCGGGCGAACGCGTCGCGCACTCGACGGCGGGGTACGTGTTGCTCGGACGGGTCGTCGAGACCTGCACCGGCCGGTCGTACGCGGACTACGTCGACGAGCACGTGCTGGCGCCGCTGGGTCTCGAGCGGGCGACGTTCGACGACACCGCCTTCGCGATGGACGACGATCACATGACCCAGTACCTGCTGGAGGACGGCGAGCCGACGGCGGCGTCGCTGCCGGCGGCCGAGACGCTCCGCCCCGCGACGGGGCTGCTCGCGTCCGTCCGCCACCTCGCGGCAATCGCGCGACTCGTACTGGGTGAAGGGAGCGTCGCCGGACGAGAGGTGGTCGACCCGGCGGCGTTGGAGGCGATCGGGTGGGAACGGCGGACGGTCGCGGGGCGGACGCTGTACGGGCGCGGCGGCGACGTGGCGGTCTCCGGCGGCTACCTCGGGGTCGTGCCGGACGCCGGCGTGGGTGTCGCCGTCGCCGCGAACGCCGTCCCGGAGTACGGCGTCGGGGAGTTGGGTGCCGGGGTCGTCGCCTGCCGGCTGGGTCACCCGCCGACGGCGGGGGCACCGGCGCTCGCTCGTCGGCGGCGACACGACCGACTCCGTGGCACGTACACTGCCGGCGACGGCGTCTGGCGGGCTCGCGTCGACACCGAAGGCGAGACGCTCCGGCTGGGCGTCGAGGGACCGCTCCGGACGAGGGTCTGGCCGCTCGTCGCCGTCACGGACGGCGACGACGACGGGCAGAACGCTGGTGAGAGTGAGTCCGACGAGACGGAGACGATCGACGCGGTACGCGCCGGGCGACACGTCTTCCGCGTCGGCGGCGGGGAGACGACACCGGAACGTGCGGTGTTCGACACGTCGGGCGACCGGACGACACTCGTCGTCGGCCGGTGGCGGTTCCGGCGCGTGGACCCGACGCGGGGCGGCGGCGGCGAGTGAGTCGCCAGGACGAGCGAGTCGTGGAGACGACGGGCGCGCCGACGGCGTCGCGCCGCTCCACGCGAAACCTTTTGCCCGGTGGTGGGCGTACTCTCCCCCAGTCGATGGAACTGATCGTCACCGAGAAGGACAACGCCGCGCGGCGGCTCGCGGAGATCCGCAGCGAGGGGTCGTTCGACACCGAGCGTCGTGCGGGGACGAACGTCTACCGCTGGGGCGCGACCCGCTGTATCGGGCTGTCGGGCCACGTCGTCGGGCTCGACTTCCCGCCGGAGTACAGCGACTGGCGCGACGTGGAACCCGTCGAGTTGATCGACGCGCCCGTCCAGAAGGAGCCCACGAAGGAGGGGATCGTCGCCGCGCTGCGGTCGCTCGCGGCGGAGGCCGACCGCGTGATCGTCGCGACCGACTACGACCGCGAGGGGGAACTCATCGGGAAGGAGGCCTACGAGATCGTCCGCGAGGCCGCCCCGGAGGTGCCGGTCGACCGCGTCCGGTTCTCCTCGATCACGGCTCGAGAGGTGAACGAGGCGTTCGCGAACCCCGACGAGATCGACTTCGAGTTGGCCGCCGCGGGCGAGGCCCGCCAGGAGATCGACC
This window encodes:
- a CDS encoding serine hydrolase domain-containing protein produces the protein MDEETQRAIAEFLRERQRRDAVPGVAVAVVEADDGFASLDADDPATWAAGYGARDRAGNRPVTPDTLFGVGAATEPLTAVAVGQLVAAGLCSLDDPVTDHVDVPLPTSGTVADSDASNVGGTVDSDSPEPITLRHLLGHTAGLPASGLRAALLARHLRLGGDTRPLATWDDVRAHLAAAWDGEPLASPGERVAHSTAGYVLLGRVVETCTGRSYADYVDEHVLAPLGLERATFDDTAFAMDDDHMTQYLLEDGEPTAASLPAAETLRPATGLLASVRHLAAIARLVLGEGSVAGREVVDPAALEAIGWERRTVAGRTLYGRGGDVAVSGGYLGVVPDAGVGVAVAANAVPEYGVGELGAGVVACRLGHPPTAGAPALARRRRHDRLRGTYTAGDGVWRARVDTEGETLRLGVEGPLRTRVWPLVAVTDGDDDGQNAGESESDETETIDAVRAGRHVFRVGGGETTPERAVFDTSGDRTTLVVGRWRFRRVDPTRGGGGE